TATTGAAGGCTTCAAAACCGTGCTCCAGGAAATCGAACAGGGGACCGTCAAACTGATTCCCCGCGATACCAGAGAGCCTTCTCCTTTTTGCTACGAACTATTGAACTCCAGCCCGTATACGTTTCTGGATGGTGGCGAAGCACAGGAACGCCGCGCCCGTGCGGTCGCAACACGCCACACACTTTCCATCGAAAGTGTCGAAGACCTGGGCAGACTCTCCCCCGAAGCAATCGCACAGGTTTGCCAGGAAGCACAACCACTGGTACGAAACGCCGATGAATTCCATGATCTGCTACTGGGGCGGATTCATATTCCCATAAATGAACAGCCGGACTGGGCCGACTGGTATCAGGAACTGGAAGCAACGGGCCGTGCGACAACACTACAAAGAACAGAGAATCAATCAGCGAACCGCTGCACCGAAAGCTGGGTCGCAACAGAGCGTCTCCCGGCAGCACTGGCTGCCTTCCCCGAGAGCCAGCATGCACCGCCTGTCACCGTTCCTGTTGGTGTGCGTCAGGAATGGGAATCGGCAGAAGCCCGCACCGCCATTATTCGCGGCCTGCTCGATACTTGTGGCCCGTTGACCGTCGCAGAAATCGCCAATCTAGCAGGTATGACCGATTCGCAAACCGAAGCGGCACTGATGGCGCTCGAAGGCGAAGGCATCGCCATGCAAGGCTTCTTCCGTGTCAAAGATCCCAACTGGGATCAAAGTGTAGATGATTCTGCCAAAGAAAAAGAAACCACTCCCGCCAACGCCCTTCCCAAAGAGTGGTGTCACCGACGTTTGCTGGCCCGAATTCACAGACTCACTCTACAAGGATTGCGTGCGCAAGTGCAGCCAGTCGATACGACTGTCTTCATTCAATACCTTACACGGCTTCACGGCATGTCGGGTGACGAAAAGCGGTCGGGAACAAACGGCCTATTTGAAATCCTCTCCATGCTCCAGGGAATCGATATCCCGGCAATTTGCTGGGAACGCGACATCCTGCCGGCCCGACTTTCCAATTACCAGAATAATCAACTCGACGAACTCTGCTTTACAGGCGAAATTGGCTGGGGACGACTCTATCCTCCCAAACGAACCGCCGATCAAGGCAAACCGATGACTGGCATTACTCGCAATGCCCCTGTCTCATTCTTTTTAAGAGAAGATATTCCCTGGCTGACGTATTTTAGTGAGGCGTCAACGCAGAACACCGAAGACCAGAATTATTTGAGCAGCCCGGCTGTAGAAATCCAGGAACTACTCACGCAACAGGGGGCTCTGTTCGCCACCGACTTAATGGCTGCAACAGAATCCCTTCCCACACAGGTCGCCGATGCATTGGGAGAACTCATCTCCCGCGGGTTAGTGACCTCCGACAGCTTCTCCGGTATGCGACAGTTTACCCAGGACCGTTCCACTAAAAACCGCCGAGCTGCCCGCAAATCAAGAATCGGTCTGGTACGCAAACGCAGCACCCCGAACAATACAGGACGCTGGTCGATCTGGCGACGTGAACTTGCGGCTGAAATTGAAGAACGCAGCCTGCAATATTATGAATACGTCGAGCAATGGGCGTGGCAGTTGCTAAGACGCTGGGGAGTGGTCTTCCGCGATTTGTTGGTGAAAGAATCGGGTGCCCCACGCTGGTTCGAATTACTGCAAATTTATCGACGTCTCGAAGCCCGGGGAGAAATTCGCGGCGGTCGTTTCGTATCTGGAGTCGCAGGGGAACAATTTGCGATGTCGGGAACGATTCAGGAATTGCGGAAACTCCGTGATGAATCAGCGACCGATGCGCTGACGATTCTTTCCGCCGCCGACCCGTTGAATCTCGTGGGAATCTTGACGAAACAGGCGCGCATCCCCAGCACTGCTAACAACCGTCTCGCTTATTGGAATGGAAGTCTGATTGCCTATTCGCGGAGCGAAGAACTGTTTTTACTCGCAAACGTCAATGAAAAAACAAAACGCGAACTGATCCTGGGATTTGGGCTTCCCATCCACGGTACGAATATTAATGAAACAGCCACAGCTGGTTCAAAACCGGCCATCGAACCACTAGAACATCAACCTGCTGCTACAGAGAACGAACTGTTAATCCCCAATAGTAACAGCACTGAAAAAGAAGAGAAAAGATCGCCACGCCCTTCCTTTCTCTAATCATATTAAACAACAACGTGTTTATGCATCACCTGGATCAACAAATGTCAAACGGCCTACCCCGAATCATCAGACTTACAATTTGCATGCTGGCAGTCATGCTACCGCTTCACATGCATTCGAACCGTCTGGTCATGGCGGAAGAAAAACAAGCAGAGTCAATTGAGGTGGTATTAAAGACGGCACGCGAACACCAGCAGCACGGCCGTTATGCTGAAGCCCGCGAAGTCTATGCTCAAGCAAAAAAACAACTCGCTGATTCCAAACAGAAAAACGCCGACCACCAGTGGCAGTTGCTCCGTGGATTAACGCAAATCGACATCGAAACCGGGCAGACAAAATCGGCCTTGGATCGCTTGAATGAAGGACTGAAACAACTACCCGACCAAGCAGATTTACATGCGCTGGCGGCAAAACTGTATTATGAAACAGGAGATTATCCCAGCGCTGATAAACACGTCACCAAAGCCCTCTCTTTCAATCCGGACCAACCTCTGGCACATCTGATCCAAGCCCATCTGCTCACTGATTCCGGAAAAATTGACGAAGCCAACGAAGCCTATCGTTGGTTTGTTCGGTATTACAACCGGGCCCAACCGGAAGATGCAGAGACACTGCTGGTGATTGCCGAAGGAGCGACGCAGTACGCACGCTGGAATAGCGTTTCCCAAATTTTTAATTTCGTCATCAACACAGTCTGCCCCGATGCATTAAAAGCGGATCCTCTGGCCTGGAAAGCGTCTTACTTGAGCGGTTCAATTCTGCAAGAAAAATACAACCGCCCCCAAGCCGCTGATGAGTTTACAGCAGCCCTCAAAACAAATTCCCAAGCCGCAATTGTCTATACCGCGTTAGCACGCTCCGCTATCGAAGTCCGTGATTTTGATAAGAGTATCGAGCTCATCAACCGTGCCTTGAAAACCAATCCCCAGTTAGTCGAAGCCTTACTGTTACAGTGTGATTTACACCTGATTAATGGACAATATCTAAAAGCATTGGTGTCTGCAGAAAACGCTGCCGCTCTCAACAACCGTGCCCAATCCGTTCTGGCCAGAAAGGCAGCCTGCTATCTTCTGCAGGATGGGGCTCCCGATACCGAAACGTTGACTCTGCTGTTTGACACGTCAGCAGTCCCAGATCAGTCACAAATAATAAAACCTGAGTCGTCCCGCTTCGTGAAGCTCGTAACGACTTTATTGAAAGATAACCCAAAACCGGGGTATTTCTTATACGAACTGGGCCAGTTGATGGAGATGAAACGCCAGTTTACGTTTGCTGAATTTGCATACTTAAAAACCAAAATTCTGATGCCTCAACTCTCTGGCCCCAAAACTTCTTTGGGCATGTTGTATATGCAAATGGGTAAAACAGATCTCGCCCAACAGACATTAAATGACGCGTTCAAAGCCGATCCCTATCATGTACGTGTCAGTAATATGCGTAAAGTACTGGGAGTGCTGGAATCTTATGGCGCTATCCTAACGGACCACTTTGTCATTCGTTACGACTCCAAAGCCGACTATATTCTTGGCCGTTATATGGCCGATTATCTGGAAGAGATATATCCCGAGATGGTAAAACAGTTCGGCTTTGAGCCGCCGGGAAAAACCCAATTTGAAATTTATCATAACGCCAAAGGGCTCGCCGCCCATCAATGGTTTAGTGCCCGGATGATCGGTCTGCCTTGGATCCAGACAATTGGTGCCTCGACTGGCGCCGTCGTTGCATTAACGTCACCCACTGCCATGAAAGAGCCTTATAACTGGGCGGCTGTCTTAAAACATGAGCTGGTGCATGTCTTTACGCTGCAACAAACGAAATACAAAATACCACACTGGTTTACAGAGGCACTCGCCGTCAGAAGTGAAGGTAAAGCGCGCCCCCAGCGATTTAACCAACTGCTCGTGGAACGTGTTCCTAAAGGAGACATCTATTCTCTGGATGAACTGGACGGTGTATTTGTACGTCCCAAGTCTTCAGATAATTGGGACTTTGCGTACTGCCAAAGTCTGCTATGTGCCGACTTCATGGTAGAGGAATTTGGCGATGATGCATTGAAAAAGTTATTAACTGCATACCAGAATCAGCGTTCGACACCGAATGCAATCCAGGAATCCTTTCAGATTAGTCAGGAAGAATTTGAGAAACGCTATCATCGCTATCTGGAAAAACTGACGGCAACACTCAAAGGCTACCACACGCCATCGACACTCAGTTTCCGTGAACTGCAACAACAACACGAACAGAATCCAAACGACATGGATATCGCCGGGCAATATGCTTACCGGCTGCTTCATTACCGAAAAAAACAGGAAGCCCGAAAACTCGCCCGTACCGTATTGAGCCAACAGCCCGAACAGGCGCAAGCCGCTTTAACGATCGCCCGCCTGGAACTCCTCTCGGAAGATCTGGAAGCAGCACATGCGATTCTGCAACCGGCGCTGGAAACGGATTCCCCAGACGTGCAAGTCCTGGAGTTGGCCGGTAAAATTCTGTTGAAACAGGAAAAATTCAGTGATGCAGTCAAAGTCTATGAGACGGGCCATTTAAAATATCCCTATCAGACCGAATGGCTCCAGGGACTGGCGATCATCTACCAACATGAAGACGACCCGAAAAAGCTGGAAGCCGCCTTGCTAAAGCTGGTTCATCTGGACCCCGCGGATGCCACCAGTCTGAAACTATTGATGAAGCTTTATATTGAGCAGAAAAAATGGGAACACGCCCTACACTGGGGACAGGAAGCGTTATATGTCGATGTACTTGATCCGGAAACACATGAATCGCTTTCCGAAACCGCATTGAAATTGAAACGAACAGAACTGGCAATCCGGGAATTAAATATGGTTTTACATCTGGATGATAAAAATGAAGACGTCCGTTTCTTACTGACAAAGACATTACTAAATTCGGGAAGAAAACAGGAAGCCATCACTGAACTCGATCGATTACTGAAACAAAACCCCGATCACGTTCAAGCACGCACATTAAAACAAAAACTCTGAACTGATTCTGTTTCAACTGAATCATCTCAAATCAGAAACCAACAACATTTCTCACAAGGATCCCCAGTGACCGATCACCCATCTGATGCTTCCGCTGCAAAATCAACGACATCACAGCAGGAAACCAACGGACTAACCTTAACACAATTCCAATCTGTCATTCATACAATGTTCTTCGAAAAAGATCAGTCTCGAGGTATTGAAGGCACCTTTATGTGGTTTATGGAAGAAGTTGGGGAATTGGCTTCAGCACTGCGGGATAACAACGACCGGGAGAATCTGGCTGAAGAATTTGCCGATGTTCTGGCCTGGTTAGCGACAATGGCAAATGTCGCAGACATCGATCTGGAACAGGCGGTTACCCGAAAATATGTTCAAGGGTGCCCTCGCTGTCATCAAGAGGTCTGTACCTGTGACCTCTCCCGCAAACCATGAAACGTAAATGCGATTCCTGTCAAGATTTGAGGCATATAGATTGACACTGCTTGATCCCTGAATTTAGACTGGAGTAATGCGGTGGAGCACCAGCTTCATTCTCCTTTCAGCAATATTCTCTCATCTCAGATTGCTATCGCATCAATATGAATCATTATTGCGCTGTTCAAACTTTGTTTTCGGCTGGCAAACGTGCTCGTCTTAGCACGGCACCGTGCCTGATGACACTGATCGTCTTTCTGGCGTTTCAGAGCAACGCTTATTCACAGCCACCCAAAGCAGAAATTGATGTAGCAATCAAACGTGGCGTTGCCTACCTGAAAGAAAAAAAAGACTACGGCCGCACGGGAATGAACGCCTTCGTTGCTTACACTCTGTTAAAGTCGGGAGAATCACCGGAATCTGCTTACATTCAGAGATGCGTAAAAAACATTCTGGCCGACCATCAACAGAAAGACAAGAACGGGGAACCGATTTACAAACCAGGCGGCGATTACAACTATTGCGCCGGGGTCCAATTGATGGTTCTTGAAGCACTCAGCCCGGAACTTTACTACGCGGAAATCCGCGCAACGGCGGAGTTTCTGATCAACACACAACTCCCGGGGGGCGGTTGGTTTTATCCGCAAGACACTCCTAACAACGGCGATACCAGTATCACTCAATACGCCATCCTGGGGCTCTGGGCAGCAGAGCGTGCTGGAATGACCATCCCCACAACCGTCTGGGATAAAGCAGCTCGCTGGCATTTATCAACACAGCTACCTACTGGTGCTTTCAGCTATCATCCTGGAGACCGCGCCGGAAGTGCCCCCAAACACACAATGTCGGTCGCGGGAACGGGCAGTATGTATGTCATTTCGATGCAACTTTACCCCGATGGCAAATTGCGTTCGGGGCCAGTCACCAAACAAAGTACTCCTTCAAAAAAACGATTTGGTTTTCTGGAGAAAGTTGAACTCACAGAAAAGGAAAAAGGAAAAGACGAAAAAAACCTCTTTACCAAACCGACAATCAGTTATGCCGCACTTCAGGGGGGAAAAGCAAAAGGCGCCAATTGGGTCGTGAATAACTACAATGTTCGCTCTCCCACAGGCTGGCCGAACTATTACCTCTATGGAATTGAACGAATTGCTGCACTCGCCAACGTGGAAAAACTGGGGCCTCACGACTGGTACGCCGATGGTGCACGACAACTCTTAGCAACACAACGGGATGACGGAAGCTGGAAAGGTGTCGGAAATATTCCCGCTTCTACCTGCCTGGCGATCATCTTTCTCTCAAAAGCAACAGTGAAAACACTGGGCCGCAGATACAAACCCGAGCCTGTGGGAGCAGGACTATTGGCAGGCGGCAGAGGTCTCCCCAAGAATCTGGCTGAAGTTCAGATGAGAAACGGGAAAGTGGAAAGCAAAAAACTCTCCGGCGATTTGAGCGAATTACTCGCGCAACTGGAAAACCCCGCCAATGCCGACCTGGAATCCACTCAGGAAACACTGGTTGAAACAATCACCTTGGGAGATCGAGAAAAACTGATTCAGCAGAAAGACCGCGTCTTAAAACTCATAGACGCCAGATCTCCCGATGTCCGTCGAACCGCGATCTGGGCACTATCACGTACAAATGATTTTCGTATGGCTCCTCACCTGATCAGGGCACTCAAAGACCCTGACCTGGGTGTCCGGATCGAAGCCCGAAACGGGTTGTGTACTCTCAGTCGGAAAATCCGTGGTCTGGGAATGCCAGAAGACCCGCTAGCGGATGCCCCTCTCAATCTGCCTGAAGCGGAACGGTTGAAACTGGTCGAGGCGTGGTCAGATGAAGCAACCAGCCGTTGGCAGAAATGGTACAACAGTATTAAACCCTTCGAAGAAAAATTTGACCTCTATGAAGTTCTGAATCAGCTCCCTCAATCAAAAAACAAATAAGCACACTGAATATGTTCGAAAGCAGGATCGTCTGAAATAATGGCAAAGCCGACTTCACAACCAGATCATCGAAAGGCACCAGTCATGCGAGTTACGCAGTATGACCAGGTAAGCTCTTCATTGATCGCTGTTGTGATCGCGTTGATTATAGCCGTCTTATGGCTCTCTATTGTCTGGATTACTAATCGACTGCCTCAAACCGAAAATGAAGTTGCTTTGGAAATGATTGACCTGGCGGGAGGTGCAGAGGATGGCTCGCCCGATGAATCGTTACTGGTAGAGTCACCGGAAGATCCTGTTGACGATCCTTCCCAGATCGATACCCCTGAGGAAGAAAATCAGGTGGAAGAAATGCTGGACAGTGTGGTCGAACTTTCAGACAAAGCAACACAGCAGGTTCAACAGCAAACACAAACGGACCTGACCAACTCGGGAAAAATGGGAAGTGCCGCCGGCACTGGAAAACGGGCTTTAGGATTTGGTCCCGGTAAGAAAGGGCTCCCTCGTGAGCAACGCTGGTTCATCAAGTTTTCTGATCGCGGATCTCTGATCGATTATGCGAAACAACTAGATTATTTTAAAATTGAGCTGGGAGCCTTACTGAAAAACGGTCAGATGATTTACCTGTCGAATGTCTCATCTGACAAACCCGTCACGAGGACAGCATCTTCCGGGGCAAATGAAAAACGGCTCTACATGACCTGGCAGGGAGGCCAACGCAGAACCAGTGACCTTAGCCTGTTCAAAAAAGCAGGCCATGACGTCACGGGGGCCATTTTGTTTCACTTTTACCCCAAAGAAACTGAAAACAAGCTACTTACCAAAGAAAAAGCATATAGAAACAAGAAATTTGATGAAATCCGCCGTACTTATTTTACAGTGCGCGGTGATCGTCGAGGATACGATTTCGAAGTGACTCGTCAAACTTATTTTCGATAACGACGCAGAAGCAGGCATCTATGAACTACTCACTCGCTCCTATTTTAAACGTTGCCGGAATCGCCATTTATGTTGCCTTGGGGTTAACTGCTTTATATGGCGTTTTTTGTGTAATTCTTCTGGTCAGACAAATCTCCCAGAAACGATTCTTAACACAAAATGCCGCCAATGAATTCCTGGATCAGATTCACGAAGATATCGAGAAAAAAGACTATGAATCGATCGTCAATCTTTGTGATTCCCCCCCCTACTGGAGTAAGGCAGTTCCCCAGTTAATTCTGGTCGCCATGGCCAATATGGAACGCCCGGCGAAAAAACTCAGACAGATGCTCGCTGAAAAATTTGAGCGGGATATTCTGGCTGACCTCGAATATCGCGTTTCCTGGATCAGCACGATTGTCAAAAGTGCTCCCATGTTGGGTCTGTTAGGTACTGTGATCGGGATGATTAACGCGTTTGACAAAATTGGGAACATGCAGGAATCAGGCGGCGATCCAAGTCAACTGGCCGGCGAGATCAGTTTCGCGTTATTCACCACAGCCGCAGGCCTGGCGGTGGCCATTCCACTGGTGATGGCTGGTGCTTTAATTCACGTTCGTATTGGAAAACTGCAGGATTCGGTTCAGGAACACACGGGAGAATTCCTGGACATCCTCGAAGCGTCACGAAAGTCATGATTCTGGTAAGGGTAATCGAACATGGCTAAGAAAAAATCATTATTCAACTCAGACGACGATGGTTGGAAGAAAAAGTCCACATCAGGTGGAGGTGGAGACGATCTGGATATCACCCCCATGATTGATGTTACATTCCTGTTGCTGATTTTTTTCATGGTCACCTCAACCATGCAGGCCACACAGGATTCCGACGTCCCGGTCGCCCGCCACGGAGTAGGCGTCGATACCCGCGGGTCATCGCTTGTCCTGGTTCATAATGACGGCAATGGATTGAACGGAACGAGCGTTGTGGAGTTCAAAGAAGCGGGCGGTGCTGTCGAAGTCACACTGGAAGAATTGACTGCACGAATCCAAGAGCGGGTTCAAGGGGGAGTCATGGATGTGATTATCAAAGCAGACCGTGGTGTGCCTCATGGATTCGTCCAGGAGGTGACGAAAGCTGTTACGGAAGTCGACGGCGTCAAATTTTATATCGGAATAGAAGAAAAGAAAAAATAATTGAAAATCAATCAACATCAGGCAACAACCTCGGGGAACAATTCCCTTCAACAAAGAAGTGAGATTCTGATTTAGCAATGCCTATCAAATTTTATTGTAATCAATGTGGTCAAAAGCTAAGCGTAGCCAGAAAGAAAGCAGGAAAGTCCGTTTCTTGCCCTGCCTGCAGCGGCCAGATTACAATTCCATTTGAAAGTCAGTCCCAGCGTCCCCCACAGTCGAAAGAAACACCAGCACCTCCCACAGAAGCAGATTTGACTCCCCAGGTCACCGCCCCACTAGATCAGGAGCAAAATCAACTCCTCGACGACCTGGATGATTTAGGCCCACTCGGAGAAAGTTGGGATGAAATCCTGGAAGCTGACTCGAAAGAGACTGCTGCCGAAGAAACAAAACCGCCCACGGTAGCCAAAAAACAGGAAGAACGGTTTGAGGAACCAGAGGTTGAGAAAGTTGCTGCGTCTGAAACACGGGAACCTGTTTCAGAAGTCGAGCCCTCACAAGAAAAACAGATTGCCCCTCCGAAGCCCACTCCCTCTGCAAAGAAAAACGATCGCAAAATAGAGAAAGCCACGCCATCAGTCCCCGTACCGACTTCAGCGCCAAGCGTCGTAGCACCGACTTTTGACGATGAAGAGGAGGATGAAGACGACGATGATGATGGGTTTTCAATCCGCTCTGCTGAATCCGATTTTGAAGAGATGGATCTGACCCCGATGGTTGATGTGACATTTCTTCTGTTGATCTTTTTTATGATCACTGCTTCCTTCAGCCTGCAAAAGAGCATTCAGGTGCCCCCTCCCAACCCTGATGAAGATGGCGTTTCACAATCACTGCAAACGCTCGATGATTTTCGCGAAGAATCGATCATCGTTGAGATTGATAATAACAATGGAATTTATGTCGATGACACCAAGCTTGCAAATCCATCTGAAATAGTACAAGCAATACTGGATCGCCGGGATCAGGACGGAAAACCCAAACGGGAATTAGTGCTCAGCGCACACAAAGCGGCTCGTCACGAAACAGTCGTTGCCGTCGTTGATGCAGCCAACGAAGTCGGCATGCAGAAAATCAGACTCGCGACTTACCGTGGTCCCGAAGACTGACACCAGATCGGTATCGTACCCCTGCATTAACCGCTTCACGAAATTCTGTAAAGATAAGTAATTGAAATGGCCAGCTTAGAAATATCATTCTTGTCCGGAAAAACTCAAGTCATTGAGCTCTCCAAACAACAGCCAGTTTCCATCGGCAGTCATGCATCGAATGATTTACAGATTAAAGATGACGGTGTAGCTTCAATGCAATGCCGGATCAGCTGGAACAAAAAAAGTTATGAGGCATTAGCGGCAACCAGTGACGGAATTGAAATTAATGGAACCATGTCCGGACGATCGCTCCTGAAAGATGGGGACTTAATCCGCATTGGGGAAGCAGACATTCTGTTCGTTGATGAAGTTGACCTGCTGGATCTGAATGCGCCCCTGCCTGACGTCACCGGCGACCAGGAAAGTTCCATGTACGATCTGAAACCGGTTAGCCAGGATATGATTCAGCTAAAACAGAACAAATCTAAGCAGCCGGAAGAAACAGAAGAAGCCAGTTCGAAATCAACTACAAAACCCGCCTCCAAAACAGAATCAAAATCGAAAAAGAAGAAATCGTCCAAAACAAAAAAAGAGAAGAAACCTCCAGAGCCTGAAGAATTCTCAGAGGATGAACTGATCTCCGACGACGATGATGACCTGGATCTGGTCTCTGCGGCAGAACTCCTTGTAGAGGTCGAGCCGGACCAGCCAGTGTCAGCCGCACCAAAACCATTTTTATCTCGCTCCAAAGAGCAATCTACTGATGAACCAGACGAACCCGAGACTGCAGCTCAACCAGATAAAAGCAGTACGCTCTCACTGAAAGATCGTATTCGGCACCGTTCGTCTCGCAATGCAGTTCGCCCGGGAGAACGTCAAATTGTTCGATCACCGTTGGTGCTGTCACTCACCGGCGGTGCTGTTCTGCTAACGTTGACAGCACTCACTTTCTGGTTCATTATCGGTCGTGATACTGCGAAACGTCACTATGACGCCGCCGTCCAGGAAATGGAAGCGGGGAAATATGCTCAGGCAATTCAACTCTTCGAATACTTCCTGGAAAATTATAACAAAAGCGATTACTCCGACGAAGCACGTATTTTATTGAGCAAATCCCTCGTGGAAAAAGAGATCTCTGGTTCCACACCGGCCTGGAATGCGGGGCTCGATGCAACAAACAAGTTCATCAAAAAACACCGCGATGACGCAAACTTCAAAGAACTCTATCCTACGCTTGTAGATTACGGGCAGCGGATTGCCCTCGGTGCAGTCGAAACAGCCAGCCGCACGAAAGAACGTGAACTGCTAACCGTTTCCAAGAATGCGGAGACCATTCTCACGCGTTATAGCCCGCAGGATGCCCCACCAACTGAAATGTTAGCCAGAATCAAATCCAGCTACGAAAAAGCAGAAGCAGAGATCTTACGCAAAGAAGTATTCGACGTCGCCGTCAATGAAATTGAAGCAGCCCTCAAACAAAAGAATACGCTCCAGGCAATTCAGCGTAGGCGCCTGCTTCTGGATCGCTATCCCTACTATAAAAATGATCGCAAGATGGCAACAACGCTCGCCAAAATCCTCGAAACGGAAAAAAGCCTGATCCAAGTCAATAATAAGCCCGTCACTGCATCAGTCGAAGAATACCCAGATCAATTTCCACAAGCGGTTACTCTGGCACTTCATACCCGATCTCGATCCAATCAGATTTCCGACGGCCGCAATGTCTTTGCGTTGGCCAACGGTAGTTGCTTTGGTATCGATTCGGTTACCGGTGATCCCATCTGGCGACGTCCAATCGGCCAGGATTCCCCCTTTGCCCCCATCACCTTTTCGGGCAAAGAACCTTCTCTGCTACTCTATGATACGCGTCATCAGGAACTATTAAGCGTCA
This window of the Gimesia fumaroli genome carries:
- a CDS encoding biopolymer transporter ExbD, whose protein sequence is MPIKFYCNQCGQKLSVARKKAGKSVSCPACSGQITIPFESQSQRPPQSKETPAPPTEADLTPQVTAPLDQEQNQLLDDLDDLGPLGESWDEILEADSKETAAEETKPPTVAKKQEERFEEPEVEKVAASETREPVSEVEPSQEKQIAPPKPTPSAKKNDRKIEKATPSVPVPTSAPSVVAPTFDDEEEDEDDDDDGFSIRSAESDFEEMDLTPMVDVTFLLLIFFMITASFSLQKSIQVPPPNPDEDGVSQSLQTLDDFREESIIVEIDNNNGIYVDDTKLANPSEIVQAILDRRDQDGKPKRELVLSAHKAARHETVVAVVDAANEVGMQKIRLATYRGPED
- a CDS encoding MotA/TolQ/ExbB proton channel family protein translates to MNYSLAPILNVAGIAIYVALGLTALYGVFCVILLVRQISQKRFLTQNAANEFLDQIHEDIEKKDYESIVNLCDSPPYWSKAVPQLILVAMANMERPAKKLRQMLAEKFERDILADLEYRVSWISTIVKSAPMLGLLGTVIGMINAFDKIGNMQESGGDPSQLAGEISFALFTTAAGLAVAIPLVMAGALIHVRIGKLQDSVQEHTGEFLDILEASRKS
- a CDS encoding tetratricopeptide repeat protein, giving the protein MSNGLPRIIRLTICMLAVMLPLHMHSNRLVMAEEKQAESIEVVLKTAREHQQHGRYAEAREVYAQAKKQLADSKQKNADHQWQLLRGLTQIDIETGQTKSALDRLNEGLKQLPDQADLHALAAKLYYETGDYPSADKHVTKALSFNPDQPLAHLIQAHLLTDSGKIDEANEAYRWFVRYYNRAQPEDAETLLVIAEGATQYARWNSVSQIFNFVINTVCPDALKADPLAWKASYLSGSILQEKYNRPQAADEFTAALKTNSQAAIVYTALARSAIEVRDFDKSIELINRALKTNPQLVEALLLQCDLHLINGQYLKALVSAENAAALNNRAQSVLARKAACYLLQDGAPDTETLTLLFDTSAVPDQSQIIKPESSRFVKLVTTLLKDNPKPGYFLYELGQLMEMKRQFTFAEFAYLKTKILMPQLSGPKTSLGMLYMQMGKTDLAQQTLNDAFKADPYHVRVSNMRKVLGVLESYGAILTDHFVIRYDSKADYILGRYMADYLEEIYPEMVKQFGFEPPGKTQFEIYHNAKGLAAHQWFSARMIGLPWIQTIGASTGAVVALTSPTAMKEPYNWAAVLKHELVHVFTLQQTKYKIPHWFTEALAVRSEGKARPQRFNQLLVERVPKGDIYSLDELDGVFVRPKSSDNWDFAYCQSLLCADFMVEEFGDDALKKLLTAYQNQRSTPNAIQESFQISQEEFEKRYHRYLEKLTATLKGYHTPSTLSFRELQQQHEQNPNDMDIAGQYAYRLLHYRKKQEARKLARTVLSQQPEQAQAALTIARLELLSEDLEAAHAILQPALETDSPDVQVLELAGKILLKQEKFSDAVKVYETGHLKYPYQTEWLQGLAIIYQHEDDPKKLEAALLKLVHLDPADATSLKLLMKLYIEQKKWEHALHWGQEALYVDVLDPETHESLSETALKLKRTELAIRELNMVLHLDDKNEDVRFLLTKTLLNSGRKQEAITELDRLLKQNPDHVQARTLKQKL
- a CDS encoding MazG nucleotide pyrophosphohydrolase domain-containing protein — translated: MFFEKDQSRGIEGTFMWFMEEVGELASALRDNNDRENLAEEFADVLAWLATMANVADIDLEQAVTRKYVQGCPRCHQEVCTCDLSRKP
- a CDS encoding ExbD/TolR family protein, which encodes MAKKKSLFNSDDDGWKKKSTSGGGGDDLDITPMIDVTFLLLIFFMVTSTMQATQDSDVPVARHGVGVDTRGSSLVLVHNDGNGLNGTSVVEFKEAGGAVEVTLEELTARIQERVQGGVMDVIIKADRGVPHGFVQEVTKAVTEVDGVKFYIGIEEKKK
- a CDS encoding HEAT repeat domain-containing protein — encoded protein: MTLIVFLAFQSNAYSQPPKAEIDVAIKRGVAYLKEKKDYGRTGMNAFVAYTLLKSGESPESAYIQRCVKNILADHQQKDKNGEPIYKPGGDYNYCAGVQLMVLEALSPELYYAEIRATAEFLINTQLPGGGWFYPQDTPNNGDTSITQYAILGLWAAERAGMTIPTTVWDKAARWHLSTQLPTGAFSYHPGDRAGSAPKHTMSVAGTGSMYVISMQLYPDGKLRSGPVTKQSTPSKKRFGFLEKVELTEKEKGKDEKNLFTKPTISYAALQGGKAKGANWVVNNYNVRSPTGWPNYYLYGIERIAALANVEKLGPHDWYADGARQLLATQRDDGSWKGVGNIPASTCLAIIFLSKATVKTLGRRYKPEPVGAGLLAGGRGLPKNLAEVQMRNGKVESKKLSGDLSELLAQLENPANADLESTQETLVETITLGDREKLIQQKDRVLKLIDARSPDVRRTAIWALSRTNDFRMAPHLIRALKDPDLGVRIEARNGLCTLSRKIRGLGMPEDPLADAPLNLPEAERLKLVEAWSDEATSRWQKWYNSIKPFEEKFDLYEVLNQLPQSKNK